A single window of Candidatus Flexicrinis affinis DNA harbors:
- a CDS encoding DDE-type integrase/transposase/recombinase, with translation MKFKNEVAFACWCKAVGYDEPAIHLIERIRTSPPSRNVAGGKGNVSARLPSHKMGVTIQSESRTAEKPGIRIFYEYDHLLENPDETRVLEYYDQPDRIVLRYASARGRAVTTWHTPDFFVIREDGAGWEEWKTEPELSHLSLHQPARYQRDEAGQWHCPPGEAYAAKFGLYYRLRSNAEVNWTLFSNLEFLHEYLGATELTSLNRMAVIERVRQQQGMLLVELLEEYPPDEVYLLVALRHLYVNLQHERLVEPAHVHVFSSQSAAEAHQYTTETQFHSLSATASQNLHWRAASEQDYRIANARLQVLRALDAGMSLEQVWQQEEIGSILGTQKSPRTIRGWQKQFRDAQQVSGSGYVGLLPRIHERGNRERKLSNAAWEKLEHYIDQDYETARQPHAASVWAAYRQACECEGIPPASLKTFRKAVKQRPQEIQVYRRQGKRAVHQIQKRYWVLESTTPKHGERIWQIVHLDHTLLDIQLRHAHTGQVLGRPWATFAVDAYSRRLLAVVLTLDDQPSYRTCMLVLREMVSRLGRLPQTLVVDNGKEFHSTYFQALLAHYAVEVAYRPPAQPRFGDVVERLFRTAHTQFIYNLTGNTQLSRHVRLMTASHDPRHLALWTLEALNAALREWAYEVYDQTIHASLGQSPREVYEDSLVQHGERAFQQLDYNAFILQALPAPARGDLRTVQRSGVKIEHIYYWHDLMYRPDILGTQVAVRYDPFNVGVAYAYLDHLWTRCTSEYYATFHNRTEQELQIAREELVASYRARGRDIRTLNARLLADFLERTTTSERLLEAAAVRRRDAVPPVEYDRVRARVHC, from the coding sequence ATGAAGTTCAAAAATGAAGTCGCCTTTGCGTGCTGGTGCAAGGCGGTTGGGTACGACGAACCCGCCATTCATCTCATAGAGCGCATCCGCACGTCACCACCCTCCAGAAATGTTGCAGGCGGGAAAGGCAATGTCAGCGCCCGTCTGCCCAGTCACAAAATGGGGGTGACCATCCAAAGCGAAAGCCGAACGGCAGAAAAACCAGGTATTCGCATTTTCTACGAGTACGACCATCTCCTGGAAAACCCAGACGAGACCCGTGTTCTGGAATACTACGACCAACCAGACCGAATAGTGCTGCGTTACGCTTCAGCGCGTGGACGTGCTGTCACGACTTGGCATACCCCGGATTTCTTTGTCATCCGAGAGGATGGCGCTGGATGGGAAGAATGGAAAACGGAACCGGAACTGAGCCACTTGTCTCTGCACCAGCCTGCTCGCTACCAGAGAGATGAGGCAGGGCAGTGGCATTGCCCACCCGGAGAGGCATATGCTGCGAAGTTCGGTCTGTACTACCGCCTACGCTCAAATGCGGAAGTGAACTGGACACTATTCAGTAACTTGGAATTTTTACACGAGTATCTTGGGGCAACAGAACTGACTTCACTGAATCGTATGGCGGTCATTGAGCGGGTTCGCCAACAGCAGGGCATGCTCCTAGTGGAGCTGCTTGAAGAATATCCCCCGGATGAAGTTTACCTGCTCGTTGCGCTACGTCATTTGTATGTCAATCTTCAGCACGAGCGTTTGGTCGAGCCAGCGCACGTCCATGTTTTCAGTAGTCAGTCTGCTGCTGAAGCACACCAGTACACGACGGAGACACAATTTCATAGTCTGTCCGCAACAGCATCCCAGAACCTTCATTGGCGTGCTGCCAGTGAACAGGATTACCGGATTGCCAATGCGCGCCTTCAAGTGCTGCGTGCCTTGGATGCAGGGATGTCCTTGGAACAGGTCTGGCAGCAGGAGGAGATTGGCAGCATTCTGGGGACGCAAAAAAGTCCACGCACCATTCGCGGATGGCAGAAGCAATTTCGAGATGCTCAACAGGTTTCAGGCAGTGGATATGTGGGGCTGCTTCCCCGCATTCACGAACGGGGCAACCGTGAGCGCAAGCTCTCAAACGCAGCATGGGAGAAGCTAGAACACTACATCGACCAAGACTACGAAACCGCACGTCAGCCTCATGCTGCTTCTGTATGGGCTGCTTACCGTCAGGCATGTGAGTGTGAAGGCATTCCGCCTGCCAGCCTGAAGACATTTAGAAAAGCAGTCAAGCAGCGTCCACAAGAGATACAAGTGTACAGACGACAAGGCAAGCGAGCCGTTCACCAGATTCAGAAACGCTATTGGGTGCTTGAGTCAACCACACCCAAGCATGGCGAACGGATCTGGCAGATTGTGCATCTCGACCACACGCTGTTGGACATCCAACTGCGCCATGCACATACTGGACAGGTGTTGGGCCGTCCATGGGCGACCTTCGCAGTAGATGCTTACAGCCGTCGTCTGCTCGCCGTCGTCCTCACGCTGGATGACCAACCCAGCTACCGCACCTGTATGCTGGTGCTACGCGAAATGGTGTCGCGGTTGGGACGCTTGCCACAAACGCTGGTGGTGGACAACGGAAAAGAGTTTCACAGCACCTACTTTCAGGCGCTGCTCGCGCATTACGCGGTCGAGGTCGCCTACCGACCACCCGCTCAACCCCGCTTTGGCGATGTCGTGGAGCGCCTGTTTCGCACTGCCCATACCCAATTCATCTACAACCTGACGGGGAATACACAGCTCTCCCGTCACGTTCGCCTCATGACTGCCTCGCATGACCCACGTCATCTGGCGCTGTGGACGCTGGAAGCGCTCAACGCTGCGCTGCGAGAATGGGCATACGAAGTCTATGACCAGACCATACATGCTTCACTGGGACAATCTCCCCGCGAGGTCTACGAAGATAGTCTGGTACAGCATGGTGAACGAGCGTTCCAGCAGTTGGATTACAACGCTTTCATCCTGCAGGCGCTGCCTGCACCCGCACGGGGAGACCTGCGCACGGTTCAGCGCAGTGGAGTCAAAATTGAGCACATCTACTATTGGCATGACCTCATGTACCGCCCAGATATTCTCGGAACACAGGTTGCAGTTCGCTACGACCCATTCAACGTAGGTGTGGCTTACGCTTACCTCGACCATCTGTGGACGCGCTGCACGTCAGAATATTACGCGACCTTCCACAACCGCACCGAGCAGGAACTCCAGATTGCACGGGAAGAGTTAGTTGCCAGCTACCGCGCACGGGGACGCGACATTCGCACCCTCAACGCCAGACTGTTGGCAGACTTTCTGGAGCGTACGACCACTTCGGAGCGCCTGCTGGAAGCAGCAGCAGTGCGACGACGCGATGCAGTCCCTCCGGTCGAGTATGACCGAGTCCGCGCCCGGGTCCACTGCTGA
- a CDS encoding ATP-binding protein → MDSPQFPQELLQASPEARKAYFSSKVVAHPSITHAHTLLMSALRHPTDGQIIMVIGAPGVGKTTVRKAMVRDLTTQFLAQPERHPGHLPVAGIELEAFGGGNFKWKQTRQALLRALHEPMVDKKVWYSTTMEGEHAVLQRSTRLSSDDLGELLLTVLAQRQPQALWFDEGQHLIKVAGARGLLDQLDVLKSLANRSHIPTVLFGTYEMNVLLGLSPQLDRRIFRIHLPRYRAAHPTDVTAFQQVLFGLQKHLPFPEEPQLVEDWEYFFTGSLGCVGILKDWLYQAAGAAFDRNEPTLTRSMCDTWARETDVLVDMLQRITSGETQFIQEHSTTELRTLLGLGQTSKTTVSASRPQPLKRKSRPGTRNPVRDKVVGHG, encoded by the coding sequence ATGGATAGTCCTCAATTCCCTCAGGAGCTGCTGCAAGCCTCCCCGGAAGCACGCAAAGCCTACTTCAGCAGCAAAGTCGTTGCCCATCCCAGTATTACTCATGCCCACACGCTGCTCATGTCTGCACTGCGACATCCTACCGATGGGCAGATTATCATGGTCATTGGCGCACCGGGCGTGGGTAAGACGACGGTGCGTAAAGCCATGGTGCGCGACCTGACCACGCAGTTTCTGGCTCAACCTGAGCGCCATCCGGGGCATCTTCCGGTCGCGGGCATTGAACTGGAAGCGTTTGGAGGCGGGAACTTCAAGTGGAAACAGACTCGTCAGGCACTACTGCGCGCACTGCACGAACCCATGGTGGACAAAAAAGTGTGGTATTCCACGACCATGGAAGGTGAACATGCTGTTTTACAGCGCAGCACCCGCCTGTCCTCGGACGATTTAGGCGAACTGCTGCTGACAGTATTGGCACAGCGCCAGCCTCAGGCGTTGTGGTTCGACGAAGGGCAGCATCTCATTAAAGTGGCTGGGGCAAGAGGACTGCTCGACCAGTTGGACGTACTGAAATCTCTGGCAAACCGTTCACACATCCCAACGGTGCTGTTTGGAACCTACGAAATGAATGTGCTGCTCGGGTTGAGTCCGCAGCTCGACCGACGTATTTTCCGCATCCACCTTCCGCGCTACCGGGCTGCTCATCCCACAGATGTCACTGCATTCCAGCAGGTATTGTTCGGACTGCAAAAACATCTTCCCTTTCCAGAAGAACCGCAGTTGGTCGAGGACTGGGAGTATTTCTTCACCGGGTCGTTGGGCTGTGTAGGCATCCTCAAGGACTGGTTGTACCAAGCAGCAGGGGCTGCCTTTGACCGGAATGAGCCGACGCTCACACGCAGCATGTGCGATACATGGGCAAGAGAGACCGACGTGCTAGTGGATATGCTCCAACGAATAACCAGTGGAGAGACACAGTTCATCCAAGAACACAGCACAACCGAACTGCGAACGCTGCTGGGATTAGGGCAAACCAGTAAAACCACCGTTTCTGCATCCCGTCCTCAACCCTTGAAGCGGAAATCCAGACCGGGAACTCGTAATCCGGTACGCGACAAGGTGGTCGGTCATGGTTGA
- a CDS encoding TniQ family protein has product MVEMETTFWEMHASPQVSPSVLYPLAPLGVGTPFVESLTSYLKRLAQAHHLKVVDLVTFCGTQRETDILPSTLQKLSRIDGITESGAIWSALLRDLTCQNSIACLSMNYWRLLLNPYQLLRQCHAWCPLCFTDALQDQTPLYEPLAWRLQAVEVCIHHGSPLVEQCPTCGKSFTALSNVAVVGCCPKCEGWLGKPAGQPSLYETDACKRAEAVGKLLSLAPGTSPDQCSGMGHVLPLLRQQQQTTHTHFARVMQTTPSGLSMLLTEARLPNLAVFSRLAAFCDQPFWQALTQADDAVQTAGICAEVKSLLTPSQRLPSLQTLARQNGFGTTAAFQKAAPAQYKMVSQRIHDEQRTVLELALQQEPPVLLSKWAQQHGYRTGDLYYHFYDLCLQVTQRFQAAKEVRCRAYLQTLLQQQTPPSLSEICATLNVSDHYLKQHFDEELQVIKSRRQAQIEHHEAFVGGYLDRMLTNTEAVPSLHQVAKAVGKSVRYLKNHFPLQSRILLVRRGKHVARQVEATCERIRQSVFDLHQQGIYPSVDRIHAVIGTWMVHGKPYRHAYNEAMTFCGYLSTPSR; this is encoded by the coding sequence ATGGTTGAGATGGAAACGACCTTCTGGGAGATGCACGCCTCTCCACAAGTATCTCCGAGTGTCCTGTACCCGCTTGCACCGCTTGGGGTGGGTACGCCCTTTGTTGAGAGCCTGACCAGCTACCTCAAACGCCTAGCACAGGCACATCATCTCAAGGTAGTGGATCTGGTGACGTTTTGTGGCACGCAGCGCGAGACAGATATTCTCCCCTCGACGCTGCAAAAGCTGTCGCGAATAGATGGGATAACGGAGAGTGGTGCAATCTGGTCAGCCCTGCTGCGTGACCTAACTTGCCAAAACAGCATCGCCTGTCTGAGCATGAACTATTGGCGGTTGCTGCTCAATCCGTACCAACTGCTGCGACAGTGCCATGCTTGGTGTCCGCTGTGTTTTACGGACGCGCTTCAAGACCAGACTCCACTCTACGAACCGCTGGCGTGGCGTTTGCAGGCTGTAGAAGTTTGTATTCATCATGGATCTCCGCTGGTTGAGCAGTGTCCAACCTGTGGCAAGTCGTTCACCGCACTGTCGAATGTGGCTGTAGTAGGCTGTTGCCCAAAGTGTGAAGGTTGGCTTGGAAAACCCGCAGGACAGCCCTCATTGTACGAGACGGATGCCTGCAAACGCGCAGAAGCAGTGGGGAAGTTGCTGTCGCTTGCGCCCGGAACAAGTCCCGACCAATGCAGCGGAATGGGACACGTCTTACCACTCCTCAGGCAGCAGCAGCAAACGACCCATACCCATTTTGCACGAGTCATGCAGACCACCCCGAGCGGATTGAGTATGCTGCTGACAGAGGCTCGCCTCCCCAATCTGGCTGTCTTTTCGCGCTTGGCAGCGTTTTGTGACCAACCTTTCTGGCAAGCCCTGACACAGGCAGACGATGCTGTGCAGACTGCGGGAATCTGCGCTGAAGTGAAGTCTCTGCTTACCCCTTCACAACGTTTACCTTCCCTTCAGACGCTTGCCCGCCAGAATGGTTTTGGCACGACGGCTGCTTTCCAGAAAGCTGCTCCAGCTCAGTACAAAATGGTTTCACAGCGCATTCATGACGAGCAGCGTACGGTGCTGGAGTTGGCGCTTCAGCAGGAGCCTCCCGTACTGCTCTCCAAATGGGCGCAGCAGCACGGTTACCGAACGGGCGACCTTTACTACCACTTCTATGATTTATGTCTGCAGGTGACGCAGCGCTTTCAGGCAGCTAAAGAAGTACGCTGTCGTGCTTATCTGCAAACGCTTCTGCAACAGCAGACACCGCCCAGCCTGAGTGAAATCTGTGCCACGCTGAATGTGAGTGACCATTATCTGAAGCAGCATTTTGACGAGGAGCTTCAGGTCATTAAATCCCGGAGACAAGCGCAGATTGAACACCACGAAGCTTTCGTCGGGGGCTATCTCGACCGAATGCTGACCAACACTGAAGCAGTACCTTCTCTGCACCAAGTTGCTAAAGCAGTGGGGAAAAGTGTGCGCTACCTCAAAAACCACTTTCCGCTGCAGTCGCGTATCCTGCTCGTGCGACGGGGTAAGCATGTCGCCAGACAAGTTGAAGCGACTTGTGAGCGCATCCGCCAGTCTGTTTTCGACCTGCACCAACAGGGTATCTATCCCAGCGTGGACAGGATTCATGCGGTCATTGGCACTTGGATGGTTCACGGGAAACCGTACCGCCATGCCTACAACGAGGCGATGACCTTTTGTGGGTATCTGTCCACCCCGTCGCGGTAA
- a CDS encoding transposase, which produces MFFFGIDWANEKHDICVLDSRGKVVTQFSITQSLAGFQRLERMVLRYGLSNVQLNIERSDGLLVDWIMARGWALHITPAIVVARRRPRRSKSDLSDAYLLAYLLRLQDPDCRLLSRSTPTVLHLRELVRALDNTLAEQRRLGNRLRYVLLQYFPSALQLFSRVEHLITLAFLEHFPTLEAARGLTPHALKRFLKKNHYYRYDRIPQLLATLRAPMPCATIADGYVAQVQVLVPLLRQIHRTIHQLEKDIAVVFETHPEAAWWRHLPGAHGGLTSARMLAWVGDDRTRFPTAQTLQAIAGTAPITRRSGKSLAVEFRRACSHPLRKAADDFARQSVRHSAWSRAYLDAQVSRGHNRARAYRALANRWMKIVWTLWQRREAYDEGVHAANRVKYAQSKPRARSAA; this is translated from the coding sequence ATGTTCTTCTTCGGTATCGATTGGGCCAACGAGAAGCATGACATCTGCGTCCTGGATTCCCGGGGCAAGGTCGTCACGCAGTTCAGCATTACACAGTCATTGGCCGGCTTTCAGCGGCTGGAGCGCATGGTCTTGAGGTACGGTCTTTCCAACGTTCAGCTGAATATCGAACGCTCGGACGGACTGCTGGTGGACTGGATCATGGCGCGCGGTTGGGCGCTGCATATCACCCCGGCCATTGTCGTCGCACGTCGCCGTCCGCGCCGTTCGAAGTCCGACCTATCGGATGCCTATCTGCTGGCGTATCTGCTGCGCCTGCAGGATCCGGACTGCCGGTTGTTGTCCCGCTCCACGCCCACGGTGCTGCACTTGCGCGAACTGGTACGCGCCCTCGACAACACCCTCGCCGAACAGCGCCGGCTGGGAAACCGTCTGCGCTATGTCCTGCTGCAATACTTTCCCAGTGCACTCCAGCTCTTCAGCCGTGTCGAACATCTCATCACGCTGGCGTTCCTGGAACACTTTCCCACGCTCGAAGCGGCACGCGGTCTGACCCCTCACGCGCTCAAGCGGTTCCTCAAGAAGAATCACTACTATCGCTACGACCGCATACCGCAGCTGCTGGCAACGCTGCGTGCCCCGATGCCGTGCGCGACGATCGCGGACGGCTACGTGGCTCAGGTCCAGGTGTTGGTGCCGCTGCTGCGACAGATCCATCGCACCATCCACCAGCTCGAAAAGGACATCGCCGTCGTGTTCGAGACCCACCCGGAGGCGGCGTGGTGGCGCCACCTGCCCGGGGCGCACGGCGGGTTGACCTCGGCACGTATGCTGGCGTGGGTGGGCGACGACCGCACCCGCTTTCCGACGGCGCAGACGCTGCAAGCGATTGCGGGCACCGCACCGATCACCCGGCGCAGCGGGAAGTCGCTGGCCGTCGAGTTTCGCCGTGCGTGCTCCCACCCGCTGCGCAAGGCTGCGGACGACTTCGCCCGGCAGAGTGTCCGCCACAGTGCGTGGTCTCGGGCGTATCTGGACGCGCAGGTGTCCCGTGGGCACAACCGCGCGCGGGCCTATCGCGCTCTGGCCAATCGGTGGATGAAGATCGTCTGGACCCTCTGGCAGCGCCGCGAAGCGTACGACGAAGGCGTACACGCCGCCAACCGGGTCAAGTACGCCCAGTCGAAGCCACGGGCTCGGTCTGCCGCATAG
- a CDS encoding single-stranded DNA-binding protein — MGTSINSQVTGFVGSDPQVRDVGEQRVASFSVAVSRKNRAGEKLTLWVRVNCWNKLADIATQYVRKGSLVQVSAEWLRPSAWTDQSGTAQASVDVDATRLVLLDRAENGDAGSDAGDDSNIPF, encoded by the coding sequence ATGGGTACCAGCATCAATTCGCAGGTGACGGGGTTCGTCGGCAGTGATCCGCAGGTGCGCGACGTGGGTGAGCAGCGCGTGGCGTCGTTCTCGGTGGCGGTCAGCCGCAAGAACCGCGCCGGCGAGAAGCTGACGCTGTGGGTTCGGGTGAACTGCTGGAACAAGCTCGCCGACATCGCGACGCAGTACGTCCGCAAAGGTTCACTGGTGCAGGTAAGCGCGGAGTGGCTGCGGCCGTCGGCGTGGACCGACCAGAGCGGCACGGCGCAGGCCAGTGTCGATGTGGACGCCACGCGACTGGTCCTGCTGGACCGCGCAGAGAACGGCGATGCCGGCTCGGACGCCGGCGACGACAGCAACATCCCGTTCTAG
- a CDS encoding ThiF family adenylyltransferase, which yields MSRQARFDPNTHIQTVVIVGCGGTGAQVARIVARIVYDMRRARLHTPAILLVDPDVVEDVNVGRQLYSVAESNLGLPKAEVVGMRLNMALGLDIAWCVEPFDAGKHGERHGAQLVVGCVDNHEARRELHRARGILIGAGNYRDGGQVVIGNTSDADQMRRHIDGRGGKYAYLPKEGLLFPALLEPETDVPAPQPDLSCAELVLRGGQDLLVNDWMAAVVGQYVYALLRRQPIRTFASFISLDGMSVRSLPICRDELQPYLL from the coding sequence ATGAGCAGGCAAGCCCGCTTCGATCCGAACACCCACATACAGACCGTCGTCATCGTCGGCTGCGGCGGAACCGGCGCACAGGTCGCACGGATCGTGGCGCGCATCGTTTACGACATGCGCCGTGCCCGGCTGCACACACCGGCGATCCTGCTGGTCGATCCGGATGTCGTGGAAGACGTGAACGTCGGGCGGCAGCTCTATTCCGTCGCAGAGTCGAATCTGGGCTTGCCGAAAGCGGAAGTCGTCGGCATGCGGCTGAATATGGCGCTGGGTCTGGACATCGCGTGGTGCGTCGAGCCGTTTGACGCCGGGAAGCACGGCGAGCGCCACGGCGCTCAGCTGGTGGTCGGCTGCGTCGACAATCACGAGGCGCGGCGGGAGCTGCATCGTGCGCGCGGCATCCTGATCGGCGCCGGCAACTACCGCGACGGTGGCCAGGTCGTGATCGGCAACACGTCCGATGCAGATCAGATGCGTCGACACATCGACGGCCGGGGCGGCAAGTATGCGTATCTGCCCAAAGAAGGCCTGCTGTTCCCGGCGCTGCTGGAACCCGAAACAGACGTGCCGGCGCCCCAGCCTGACCTGTCCTGCGCCGAATTGGTGCTGCGCGGGGGCCAGGATTTGCTCGTCAACGACTGGATGGCGGCCGTCGTCGGGCAGTACGTGTACGCGCTGCTGCGCCGCCAGCCCATCCGCACCTTCGCCAGCTTCATCAGCCTCGACGGCATGAGCGTCCGCAGCCTGCCGATCTGCCGCGACGAGCTCCAGCCGTACCTCCTCTAA